A window of Costertonia aggregata contains these coding sequences:
- a CDS encoding nuclear transport factor 2 family protein, producing MKRIHFFVLVITMLLPILSNAQERSKQDRARSIVSAVNRKDAKMYVDNFSENVKVYMYGEDGSFVLKVDGIEALYNNRAEHLKNHPEVRNEIQHLAEIDNRLIMHDKVWLTPDRKEGSSVVEIFTFDEEGKIERVDVIQQKNLFSQEK from the coding sequence ATGAAAAGAATACATTTTTTTGTATTGGTTATTACGATGTTACTTCCTATACTTTCAAATGCCCAAGAGAGGTCTAAACAGGATAGAGCTAGAAGTATTGTAAGTGCTGTAAATAGAAAAGACGCTAAGATGTACGTTGACAATTTTAGCGAAAATGTAAAAGTATACATGTATGGCGAAGATGGTAGTTTTGTATTAAAAGTTGATGGAATTGAAGCGTTATACAATAATCGGGCAGAACATCTAAAAAATCATCCGGAAGTTCGAAATGAGATACAACATTTAGCTGAAATTGACAACAGGCTTATCATGCATGACAAGGTTTGGCTTACCCCTGATAGAAAAGAAGGAAGTTCAGTTGTGGAAATTTTCACTTTTGATGAAGAGGGTAAAATTGAACGAGTTGACGTAATACAACAGAAAAACCTTTTCAGCCAAGAAAAATAG
- a CDS encoding methyltransferase domain-containing protein, translated as MNKNSLEKYWTQRYQDQNTGWDIGYASTPIKEYIDQLTDKKLTLLIPGAGNAYEAEYLWEQGFTNTFVMDISKMPLQAFKERNPDFPQDQLLLTDFFQHRGKYDLILEQTFFCSFVPTHKNRNVYAEHIAKLLKPKGKLVGVWFDIPLTGDMEKRPFGGSKEEYLNYLKPYFTIKTFERCYNSISPRQGNELFGIFEKK; from the coding sequence ATGAATAAAAACTCGTTAGAAAAATATTGGACCCAAAGATACCAAGATCAAAATACAGGTTGGGATATTGGTTATGCATCTACTCCCATAAAAGAGTATATAGATCAGCTGACCGATAAAAAATTAACCCTCCTAATTCCCGGAGCGGGCAATGCCTACGAAGCGGAATATTTATGGGAGCAAGGTTTTACCAATACCTTTGTGATGGATATTTCCAAAATGCCCTTGCAAGCCTTTAAAGAACGAAATCCCGATTTCCCGCAAGACCAATTACTCTTAACCGATTTTTTTCAACACCGGGGGAAGTACGACCTCATTCTTGAACAAACCTTTTTCTGCTCTTTCGTCCCGACCCATAAAAACCGAAACGTCTACGCCGAACATATAGCCAAACTCTTAAAGCCCAAGGGGAAATTAGTAGGTGTTTGGTTTGATATTCCCCTTACGGGCGATATGGAAAAGCGTCCATTTGGGGGCAGCAAAGAAGAATATCTTAATTATTTAAAGCCCTATTTTACCATCAAAACCTTTGAGCGTTGTTACAATTCCATTTCGCCACGGCAGGGCAATGAACTCTTTGGGATTTTTGAAAAAAAGTAA